A region from the Corylus avellana chromosome ca7, CavTom2PMs-1.0 genome encodes:
- the LOC132188237 gene encoding protein C2-DOMAIN ABA-RELATED 1-like: MENWIGLLKIHVQKGVNLAVRDVIKRSSDPYVIFHMGNQRVKTSVVRRSINPVWNEELTLSITDPSVPIKLFVYDKDTFSPDDKMGDAEFEIGPFVEALKQRRSEGLENGHIFKTVKADRQNCLAEESHIIWKDNRVVQNMVLRLRNVERGEVELQLQWRHISGSRGF; encoded by the exons ATGGAGAACTGGATCGGTTTGCTTAAAATTCATGTCCAGAAAGGGGTGAACCTTGCAGTCAGGGATGTCATAAAGAGAAGCAGTGACCCTTATGTTATTTTCCATATGGGCAACCAG AGGGTGAAGACCAGTGTAGTGAGGAGGAGCATCAATCCAGTGTGGAACGAAGAGCTGACTCTTTCTATTACAGATCCAAGTGTTCCGATCAAGCTT TTTGTGTACGACAAAGATACATTTAGCCCAGATGATAAAATGGGGGATGCTGAGTTTGAGATTGGTCCATTTGTTGAGGCCTTAAAGCAGCGCCGGTCGGAAGGCCTTGAAAATGGACACATTTTCAAGACAGTGAAAGCCGACAGGCAGAATTGTCTGGCCGAAGAGAGTCACATTATCTGGAAGGACAACAGAGTTGTTCAGAATATGGTTCTTAGACTGAGAAATGTGGAGCGTGGAGAGGTGGAGCTCCAGTTGCAGTGGAGACACATTTCTGGTTCTCGGGGTTTTTAG